In the Bremerella alba genome, one interval contains:
- a CDS encoding LamG-like jellyroll fold domain-containing protein: MTKFPLPIVLLTAAVFATASQFSQAHEGPDPLARWRFDSQGVVTEAEATTLRARRGPDGTVLGKHQMLGEKYEEALFLSGKMSGIVLAEDHNEAAKFLPSESLTVSVVVSVDRPEKWGGLVGVIQDNGSNESGWLLGYDQTTFTFALRGDNGPGKLTYLKGTTKYESGKLYHVVAVYDGKTMQLYVNGKLDAETTAQSGPIHYPGKAPFMIGAYRDDNEFHSQRGRIRDVVLYDLAAKKGWVEHDYEHNADLAKLPPVEIHEPLDFVIDPYLQFGTQTTMTVMWRSNRPAMGTLFYGETAQCPQRIDVADLKTVHEIRIEDLQPETQYFYRTETRLTEEGPPLLSEVATFQTAVHKDTPFAFAVISDTQGNPTVSGKLAGLAWEQRPSFLLHPGDLVSVGPDDSHWTQHFFPSMNPLIRHVPFYPVLGNHERNAQYYYDYVSLPSPEYYYTYRFGNAQFFMIDSNRNVDPESEQYKWLEKTLSESDAAWKFVCHHHPPYSSDENDYGNLWKTNKGTRGDTKARQLVPLYEKYHVDIVWNGHIHSYERTWPILENKAVNQGGPVYMITGGGGGPLETPGPIRPFFMNTVRRGHHYAMVRINGAKLEFQAYDLDNRMFDQMVIEKKTGQDQE, from the coding sequence ATGACTAAATTCCCGCTACCTATCGTCTTACTTACTGCGGCAGTCTTTGCGACGGCTTCCCAATTCAGCCAAGCCCATGAAGGGCCCGATCCGTTGGCTCGCTGGCGGTTTGATTCGCAAGGAGTGGTCACCGAAGCGGAGGCCACCACGCTGCGTGCCCGACGCGGCCCCGACGGGACCGTGCTCGGGAAGCACCAAATGCTAGGCGAAAAGTACGAAGAGGCGTTGTTCCTTTCTGGCAAGATGTCAGGCATCGTCCTGGCAGAAGATCACAACGAAGCCGCTAAGTTCCTACCCAGTGAGTCGCTTACGGTTTCTGTGGTTGTGTCGGTCGACCGGCCCGAGAAATGGGGTGGTTTGGTAGGCGTGATCCAGGATAACGGCTCGAACGAATCGGGCTGGCTGCTAGGCTATGACCAAACGACGTTCACCTTCGCTTTGCGCGGCGACAACGGCCCCGGCAAATTAACCTACTTAAAGGGAACAACAAAATACGAGTCCGGCAAGCTGTATCACGTGGTTGCCGTGTACGACGGCAAGACCATGCAACTTTATGTGAACGGTAAACTGGATGCAGAAACCACGGCTCAATCCGGGCCAATCCATTACCCGGGGAAAGCCCCCTTCATGATTGGGGCTTATCGCGATGACAACGAGTTCCACAGTCAACGCGGCCGCATTCGCGACGTGGTACTTTACGATCTGGCCGCCAAGAAAGGGTGGGTCGAGCACGACTACGAGCACAACGCAGATCTTGCCAAGCTTCCGCCGGTTGAAATTCATGAACCGCTCGACTTCGTGATTGATCCTTATCTACAGTTTGGCACGCAAACCACGATGACCGTCATGTGGCGATCGAATCGACCGGCGATGGGCACACTGTTCTATGGAGAAACGGCCCAGTGCCCACAGCGAATCGATGTGGCTGACCTGAAGACGGTTCACGAGATCCGCATTGAAGACCTGCAACCGGAAACGCAATACTTCTATCGCACCGAAACACGCCTAACGGAAGAGGGCCCACCGCTTCTGAGTGAGGTTGCGACGTTTCAAACGGCCGTCCATAAGGACACGCCGTTTGCGTTCGCGGTGATTAGCGATACCCAAGGCAACCCTACCGTCAGCGGAAAGCTGGCCGGCTTGGCTTGGGAGCAACGTCCCAGCTTCTTGCTACACCCCGGCGACCTGGTCTCTGTAGGGCCTGATGATTCGCACTGGACACAGCACTTCTTTCCGAGCATGAACCCGCTGATTCGGCACGTGCCGTTCTACCCGGTTCTCGGCAATCACGAACGCAACGCCCAGTACTATTACGACTACGTTTCCCTACCCAGTCCCGAGTACTACTACACGTATCGTTTTGGCAACGCACAGTTCTTCATGATCGATTCCAATCGCAATGTCGATCCTGAGTCCGAGCAATATAAGTGGCTCGAGAAAACTCTTTCCGAATCGGATGCCGCGTGGAAATTTGTTTGCCATCATCATCCCCCCTACTCTTCCGATGAGAACGACTACGGCAATCTTTGGAAGACCAATAAAGGGACGCGAGGCGACACCAAGGCTCGTCAGTTGGTCCCACTTTATGAAAAGTATCACGTCGATATCGTGTGGAATGGTCATATCCATTCGTACGAACGCACCTGGCCCATTCTCGAGAACAAGGCCGTCAACCAGGGTGGGCCGGTCTACATGATCACCGGCGGAGGTGGTGGCCCCTTGGAAACGCCAGGTCCCATTCGCCCCTTCTTCATGAACACTGTTCGACGCGGTCACCATTACGCGATGGTTCGTATCAACGGTGCGAAACTGGAGTTCCAGGCCTACGATCTCGACAATCGCATGTTCGATCAGATGGTGATTGAAAAGAAGACCGGCCAAGATCAGGAATAA